In Leisingera methylohalidivorans DSM 14336, a single genomic region encodes these proteins:
- a CDS encoding methyl-accepting chemotaxis protein, whose amino-acid sequence MAAMSQIDHSSEEIAKIIGMLDDIAFQTNLLALNAGGEAARAGTAGRGFAVVAPEERALAQRSAGAAGEIKQLIGLSKQQVASGVELVDRTGMELEQSIDRVGNISSLISGIATGAKEQATSLSEINLGVSQLDQVTQQNAAMVVETSAASQLLSADARPLTCKVFKFTSAVNPGPVADVVAFQRPAAPAPAALGAGGVSADALPAACGPDDT is encoded by the coding sequence GTGGCGGCGATGTCGCAGATCGATCATTCATCCGAGGAGATCGCCAAGATCATCGGGATGCTCGACGATATTGCCTTTCAGACTAACTTGCTGGCGCTGAATGCCGGGGGCGAAGCCGCCCGGGCAGGGACAGCAGGCCGCGGTTTTGCAGTTGTTGCCCCTGAAGAGCGGGCACTGGCGCAGCGGTCCGCTGGAGCGGCTGGCGAGATCAAGCAGCTTATCGGTCTAAGCAAACAGCAGGTGGCCAGCGGTGTGGAGCTGGTCGACAGAACCGGAATGGAGCTGGAGCAGAGTATTGACCGTGTGGGCAATATCTCCTCCCTCATCAGCGGGATTGCCACCGGCGCTAAGGAACAGGCGACGTCGCTGAGCGAAATCAACCTTGGTGTTTCGCAGCTGGACCAAGTGACTCAGCAGAATGCCGCGATGGTGGTGGAAACCTCGGCCGCCAGCCAGTTGCTTTCCGCAGATGCCAGGCCGCTGACCTGCAAGGTGTTCAAGTTCACTTCCGCGGTGAATCCGGGCCCGGTTGCAGATGTAGTCGCCTTTCAGCGCCCGGCGGCACCCGCCCCGGCGGCATTAGGCGCCGGCGGTGTCAGTGCGGATGCGCTGCCTGCCGCGTGCGGGCCGGATGATACCTGA
- a CDS encoding PAS domain-containing protein codes for MVERSQAAFQSKPDGTVLSANSNFLAVLGYRLEKIAGRRHSMFAAPDLAAGAERRAFRKDLAAGRVFTDQFPQATKDGATIWIQATYAPVQNADGTNADGTVERVVMVAADEPM; via the coding sequence ATGGTCGAACGCTCCCAGGCTGCATTCCAATCTAAGCCGGACGGCACAGTTCTGAGTGCAAACAGCAATTTTCTTGCTGTATTGGGTTACCGGCTGGAAAAGATTGCGGGCCGGCGTCATTCGATGTTTGCGGCACCTGATTTAGCCGCCGGTGCGGAGCGCCGGGCGTTCCGGAAGGATCTCGCCGCCGGCCGCGTTTTCACGGATCAGTTCCCGCAGGCGACCAAGGACGGTGCCACCATTTGGATCCAGGCGACTTATGCTCCGGTTCAAAATGCGGATGGCACAAATGCGGATGGCACAGTTGAAAGGGTGGTCATGGTGGCCGCTGATGAACCGATGTAA
- a CDS encoding 5-oxoprolinase subunit B family protein, whose translation MGNQKAPAYPLVRRAGLNGMLVSFDSSLSEASNRAALAFGSAVEALPLEGVVETMASLASVFVRFDPADLRHEVLEAELQSLLTTRDWLQTPLPAGRRFWRVPTVYGTDLAPQLAEAADAAGMSEAQAIESLGAARVRVLTIGFAPGQPYLGSLGPGWNLPRQTELTPMVPRGALVQAISQFVLFSNPAPTGWRHVGQTGLTLFQPGAEQPFTLRPGDEMQFEPVSKPDFLKHCEDDPLLGGAIASEIAA comes from the coding sequence ATGGGCAACCAGAAGGCGCCAGCCTATCCGCTGGTCCGGCGGGCCGGATTGAATGGCATGCTGGTAAGCTTTGACAGCAGCCTGAGCGAGGCCTCGAACCGGGCCGCGCTGGCTTTCGGCAGTGCGGTGGAGGCTTTGCCGCTGGAAGGGGTGGTAGAGACCATGGCCTCTTTGGCCTCGGTCTTTGTCCGTTTCGACCCTGCTGATTTGCGGCATGAGGTGCTGGAGGCTGAGTTGCAGAGCCTTCTGACGACCCGGGACTGGCTGCAGACGCCGTTGCCGGCCGGGCGCCGGTTCTGGCGCGTGCCCACAGTATATGGCACCGACCTGGCGCCCCAACTGGCGGAAGCAGCTGATGCCGCAGGTATGAGCGAGGCACAGGCCATCGAAAGCCTGGGCGCCGCGCGGGTGCGGGTGCTGACCATCGGCTTTGCCCCCGGCCAGCCCTACCTTGGGTCCCTTGGACCCGGATGGAACCTGCCGCGGCAGACCGAGCTGACACCAATGGTGCCGCGCGGCGCGCTGGTGCAGGCGATCAGCCAATTCGTCTTGTTTTCAAATCCGGCACCGACCGGCTGGCGCCATGTCGGCCAAACCGGGCTGACCCTGTTCCAGCCAGGAGCCGAGCAGCCGTTTACTCTGCGCCCGGGCGATGAGATGCAGTTTGAGCCGGTTTCCAAACCGGACTTCCTGAAACACTGTGAGGATGACCCGTTGCTTGGTGGTGCTATCGCCTCGGAGATCGCAGCATGA
- a CDS encoding biotin-dependent carboxyltransferase family protein yields MSGLRILRIGPAASVQDLGRPGLLGQGVSQGGAADPLALAEGAALLRQDPGLAALEMGGMGGDFEATGALRIALTGAPMAATLEGEPLTWSASHRMEAGQRLSIGAARRGVYGYLHLGGGIATEPLLGSRAVHLMAGLGRAAEAGDLLPAGAEQNSETGLVLAAEDRFQGGELRIVESFQSSLFPEAVRTRFAATAFRRGSRANRMGVEMVSDGEGFSADSQLNILSEVILPGDVQMTGDGKPFVLLRECQTTGGYPRIGTVLPCDLPKVAQAQAGVALRFRWIGLAEALEIQSRFEESQRGLPAACRPLVRDPAVLRDLLSYQLISGAVSAEADPFATGETA; encoded by the coding sequence ATGAGCGGCCTCAGAATACTGCGGATCGGGCCAGCGGCTTCGGTTCAGGATTTGGGGCGGCCCGGTTTGCTGGGGCAGGGGGTGTCCCAGGGCGGCGCTGCGGACCCGCTGGCTTTGGCCGAGGGGGCTGCGCTGTTGCGGCAGGATCCCGGTCTGGCGGCCTTGGAAATGGGCGGCATGGGCGGCGATTTCGAGGCAACCGGCGCTCTGCGCATTGCCCTGACCGGTGCGCCCATGGCTGCAACGCTGGAGGGTGAGCCGCTGACCTGGAGTGCGTCGCACCGGATGGAGGCGGGCCAGCGCCTGTCCATCGGTGCCGCCCGCCGCGGCGTCTACGGATATCTGCACCTTGGCGGCGGCATCGCCACGGAACCGCTGCTTGGCTCCCGCGCGGTGCATCTGATGGCCGGGCTGGGGCGGGCGGCCGAAGCCGGAGACCTGCTGCCTGCCGGTGCGGAACAAAATAGTGAAACAGGTCTGGTGCTGGCCGCCGAAGACCGTTTTCAGGGTGGCGAACTGCGCATTGTCGAAAGTTTCCAAAGCAGCCTGTTCCCTGAAGCGGTCCGTACCCGGTTCGCGGCCACTGCTTTCAGGCGCGGCAGCCGAGCGAACCGGATGGGGGTGGAAATGGTCTCGGACGGCGAGGGCTTTTCCGCTGACAGCCAGCTCAATATCCTGTCTGAGGTAATCCTGCCGGGTGATGTGCAGATGACCGGCGATGGCAAACCATTCGTGCTGTTGCGCGAATGCCAGACAACCGGCGGCTATCCGCGGATCGGCACCGTCCTGCCGTGCGATTTGCCAAAGGTCGCGCAGGCACAGGCCGGGGTTGCGCTTCGCTTCCGCTGGATCGGCCTGGCAGAGGCTCTGGAAATCCAGTCCAGGTTCGAAGAGTCTCAAAGAGGGCTGCCTGCAGCCTGCCGCCCGCTGGTACGCGATCCGGCTGTGCTGCGGGAC